CAGGCACGACTGGCCCGTGATGCCTGGAATCCACGCAAGCAGACCGGTCACGGTGGCTTGCTGAAGTATGTGCACGATGGTGAATACCACGCCTATAACCCGGACGTGGTGAGCGAGTTGCAGGAAGCCGTGCGCACCGGTGATTACGCCCGCTACAAACAATACGCCGCAACCGTGAACAACAGGCCGGCCATGGTATTGCGTGACTTGCTCGCCCTGCGCGATGACGTCAAGGCCGTCAGTATCGATGAAGTAGAACCGGCAGAACAGTTGTTCAAGCGATTTGATACGGCAGCGATGTCACTCGGTGCACTGTCACCCGAAGCTCACGAGGCGCTGGCCGTGGCCATGAATACACTGGGCGGTCGATCCAACTCCGGTGAAGGTGGTGAAGCGGTTGATCGTTATGGCACCAATCGCCGTTCAAAGATCAAGCAGATTGCCTCAGGTCGTTTTGGCGTCACACCGCACTACCTGAGCAGTGCCGAAGTCTTGCAGATCAAGATTGCCCAGGGTGCCAAGCCGGGTGAAGGTGGACAGTTACCAGGACACAAGGTGAACCAGTTGATCGCCGAGCTGCGCTACAGCGTTCCCGGTGTGGCATTGATTTCACCGCCACCGCATCATGACATTTATTCTATTGAAGACCTGGCACAGCTGATTTTCGATCTCAAGCAGGTCAATCCCGACGCGCTGGTGTCCGTGAAACTGGTTGCTGAAGCCGGTGTTGGCACTATTGCCGCAGGCGTTGCCAAGGCTTATGCCGATTTGATTACAATCTCCGGTTACGACGGTGGTACCGGCGCCAGTCCGCTGACGTCGGTCAAGTATGCCGGCGGTCCGTGGGAGCTGGGCTTGACCGAAACCCACCAGGTATTGCGGGCCAATAACCTTCGCAACAAGGTGCGGCTGCAAACTGATGGCGGTCTCAAAACCGGGCTGGATGTGATCAAGGCCGCCATACTCGGTGCAGAAAGTTTTGGATTTGGTACCGGCCCGATGGTCGCATTGGGATGCAAGTATCTTCGAATCTGCCATCTGAACAATTGTGCAACCGGTATTGCCACGCAGGATGATGTGTTGCGCCGCAAGCACTTCCGTGGCGAGGCTGAAATGGTAATGAACTATTTCCGTTTCATCGCGGAAGAGGTGCGGGAATACCTGGCGCAGCTGGGTGTACGCACCATGGAAGAACTGGTTGGCCGCGTTGACCTTCTTCGTGTTGTTGAAGGCCAGACTGCGCGCCAGAAGCGATTGAACCTTGATGCCATTATTTCCGATGCCGGGCTGGATCCTTCGTTGCCCCATACCTGCACTGAGCCTCGCAACGAACCCTTTGACAAGGGTGAGCTGGCTGAACAAATGCTTGCCGATATGCGTACCGCGATCAAGACCAAGACCGGTGGCGAATTTGGCTACAGGATACGGAATACCCATCGTTCTATTGGTGCGCGCATTTCCGGTGAAATTGCCAAGCATCATGGCAACCAGGGCATGGCCAATACACCGGTAACCGTGCACTTTGTCGGTACCGCCGGCCAGAGTTTTGGAGTCTGGAATGCCGGTGGTCTGCACATGTATCTCGAAGGCGATGCCAACGATTATGTTGGCAAGGGCATGACCGGCGGCAAGCTGGTGGTCCGTCCGCCCAAGAACAGTGCTTTTGTCAGTCACGAAGCAGCCATAATCGGCAACACCTGTTTATACGGTGCAACCGGAGGCCGATTGTATGCCAGTGGCCGGGCCGGTGAGCGTTTTGCCGTAAGAAACTCCGGCGCAACCGCTATTGTTGAAGGCGTTGGTGATCATGGTTGTGAATACATGACCGGTGGTGTTGTTACAGTGCTGGGCGAAACCGGTGTTAATTTTGGCGCCGGTATGACCGGTGGATTTGCCTTTGTGCTGGACGAGAACAATGTTTTTGTTGACCGACATAATGTCGATGTAGATATCCATCGTATTACCACAGAAAACACGGAAGCCTATCGTGCACACCTTCGTGAATTGATCGAGGAATATGTTGCCGATACCGGGAGCGAACGAGGCCGGGAAATCCTGGAAAACTTTCAGGATCGTGTAAGCCAGTTCTGGCTGATCAAGCCAAAAGCAGCGGATCTTGATACGTTGCTTGCATGTTTGCGTCGTGAAGCTGCATAAGGGTTTAGGAAATCAGTTATGGGTAGAGTCAATGTAATGCAGTTCGTGGAAATTCCACGACGGGACCCGGACAAGAAACCAGCCGACTCGCGCAAGCGTGAATTTGCCGAGATTTATGAAGGCTTCGATGTTCAATCCGCGGCAGCGCAAGCGGCACGCTGTCTTGCCTGTGGTAACCCGTATTGCCAGTGGCGCTGCCCGGTGCACAACTATATTCCTGACTGGCTGGAGATGGTTGCGCGTGGAAATATCAATGAAGCGGCCGAACTGTCGGCCCGGACCAACAGCTTGCCCGAGATTTGCGGTCGTGTCTGTCCCCAGGACAGGTTGTGTGAAGGGGCGTGCACCCTGAACGATGGGTTTGGTGCGGTGACCATTGGCGCGGTGGAGAAATATATCACCGATACCGCGCTGGATTCCGGCTGGCGTCCGGACATGTCAGCGGTGCAACCAGTCGGCAAGACGGTTGCCATTGTCGGCGCCGGTCCGGCCGGACTCGGTTGTGCAGATATCCTGGTTCGCAACGGTGTAAAACCGGTAGTGTATGACCGGCACCCGGAAATTGGTGGTCTGCTGACATTTGGTATACCGGCATTCAAGCTGGAGAAGGAAGTGATCAAGCGTCGCCGTGAAGTGCTTGAAGGCATGGGCGTGGAATTTGTACTGAACACGGAAATCGGCGCCGATATTTCCATGGCTGATCTGATCAAGAAGCATGATGCCGTGTTCCTTGGTATGGGCACGTACAACTTCATGCGCGGCGGATTCCCGGGCGAGGACAAGGACGGTGTCTATGATGCGCTGCCGTTCCTGGTTTCCAATACCCGTTACCTGATGGGTTATGACGTTGATCGTATTGATATGCAGGGCAAGCGCGTTGTTGTCCTGGGTGGCGGTGATACCGCCATGGATTGCAATCGCACGTCCATTCGCCAGGGTGCAAGCAAGGTGACTTGTGCCTACCGTCGTGATGAAGACAATATGCCCGGTTCGGCACGTGAAGTCGCCAATGCCCGGGAAGAGGGTGTCAATTTCCTTTGGAACCGCCAACCGGTTGAAATCGTTGGTGATGGCCAGGTTGAGGGCGTCAAGGTGGTTACCACGCAACTGGGTGAACCCGATGAGCGCGGCCGCCGTCGCCCGGAGCCGGTCGCGGGCAGCGAAGAAGTTATTCCTGCCGATCATGTGATCATTGCCTTTGGTTTTCGGCCCAGTCCGCCCGAGTGGCTGGGTAAACACAAGATTGAGCTTGATGATCGTGATCGTATTGTTGCGCCGGCCAGCGGAGAATTCGCCTACCAGACCTCCAATCCAAAGGTATTCGCCGGTGGTGATATGGTCAGGGGTTCCGACCTGGTTGTTACGGCAATCTACGAGGGGCGCAAGGCAGCCGAAGGTATTCTGGACTACCTGGGCGTATAACCAGCTTCCGGAACGAACCGCTCAAAGGCATGCTAAAAGTGCATGCCAGGTGTGATAGCATTGCACACACTATAAAGGGCGGGTCATTGTCGATTGGGTTTCATGACATGACCGCCTCAATCCGGGCCTGAAAACCGGGGTTCGTTTAATACCAGCTGCTCAGTAACATTCATCGTTCCAGTTGGCGTGTGGATGCGGAGAAAGACAAATGACAGAACTAAAAAACGATCGCTTTCTTCGTGCACTGCTCAGGCAGCCTGTAGACCGCACGCCGATATGGGTTATGCGACAGGCCGGACGCTACCTGCCGGAATACCGGGCTACACGCGAAAAAGCCGGTGATTTCATGTCCTTGTGCAAGAATGCCGATCTTGCCTGCGAAGTCACATTGCAGCCGTTGGAGCGTTTTGATCTTGATGCAGCAATCCTCTTCTCCGACATCCTGACCATCCCTGATGCCATGGGCCTGGGCCTGTATTTTGCCAAGGGCGAAGGCCCGCACTTCGAGCGCCCTGTACGCAGCGCGGCGGATATTGACCGTTTGCCTGTACCTGATCCGGAAGACGAACTCGGCTATGTCATGAACGCCGTGCGTACCATTCGTACAGCACTTGATGGCCGTGTGCCACTGATTGGTTTTTCCGGCAGCCCTTGGACCCTGGCAACCTACATGGTTGAAGGTAGTGGCAGCAAGGATTTTGCCCAGGTCAAGCGCATGCTGTTTGATGAGCCAAGACTCATGCACGCACTGCTCGACAAGCTTGCACAATCTGTTACTTCGTACCTGAATGCACAGGTTGCGGCCGGCGCCCAGGCGGTCATGGTGTTCGATACCTGGGGCGGCAGCCTGACCCCGCGCGATTACAAGGAGTTTTCGCTTCGTTACATGAGCCAGATTGTCAGTGGCCTGACACGTGAAAACGATGGCCGCAAGGTCCCGGTAATACTGTTTACCAAGAACGGTGGTCAATGGCTCGCGGATATGGCAGGCAGTGGTTGTGATGCGCTGGGCGTGGACTGGACTACTGACCTGGCCGTTGCACGAGCCATGGTGAACGATCGCGTGGCCTTGCAAGGCAATATGGATCCGTCTGTGTTGTACGCATCTCCTGAACGAATCCGTGACGAAGTAAAACAGGTTCTCGCAAGCTACGGCAACGGAACCGGTCATGTATTCAACCTTGGCCACGGTATCCATCAGGCCGTGGATCCGGATAATGTCAAAGTGCTGGTCGATGCGGTGCACGAATTCAGTGCGCCATTCCATAGAACAACCTGATTTCCATTAGCATCTGAACGATATTACCAGGTCCGCCCTGCTTTAACCGGGGTCGGCACTGGGCTATGATTTCGGTTATGAAATCCGGGCGGCATCCCATAATGAAGGAGACACCTGGCGGAGTCGGTCGTTGTCTGCGCGGCGATGAAATCGGGCCTGCCCTGGCTGGAAATGAATATACCAGCGTGCCAATAGCGTGTGCGGGGTACATACCATGTTTCCGGGCTTTGTCCCGGGCTCAGGAAACTGAAATATTGGCGGCCGACAAGTGATGCGGTTAGCCATAATATTGATAAAGGATGATGGCAAGACGAAGCTTCTGGAGCCTGCTGCCCAGCCCTGGCAGGGAGATTGGGGATGAGAATGCTGCCAGTGATCCTGCTTGTGCCCGTATTGATCCTGTCCTGGCCTGCTTCCGCCCTGGAGGCATACACTGCGCCTGTTGCCGATTCCGCGATCATTACCGACATTGTCATAACGGGTAATGAAGTCACCCGGCCAGAAATCATTTTGCAGGAAATGCTCTTGGGCGTGGGTGACCCGCCTAATGCCGGGTTAATTGAGCGATCGACCCAGGCGATACGTGATCTCGGTCTGTTTTCATCCGTGACCGTCAACGTCAGGTCGGTGGATGATGATGTTGAGCTGATCATAGACGTCAAGGAAAAGCTGTTCCTGTTGCCGGTACCACGGTTGAATCGAAACGCAGACGGCGACATCAAGTATGGGGCGCAGCTGCGCTGGAACAACGTAGCCGGCCTGAACCAGACGATCAGGATGACCCTGGATCGAACCGAGTATTCCGATAATACCCAGAATGATCGTGACGAATTCAGGATAGATTATGACTACCCCCGCATCAGGCAGACGCTCTATAACGTTGATCTAAAGTACTCCATAGAGCATTCCGAGCAGGAGGCGACCAGCGACCTGGGCGTGTTGTCTGTCTTTGATGAAGAGACCACAGAATCCAGGCTTCGCATTTCGCGCTGGTGGACACGTTCCGGAGCGACTCGGGGCTGGCTGAGTGGATTTGGCGCTGCGCGTACCGAATCCGATTACGAGTATATATCCGGTGATCCCGATGTGCTTGTCGATCGTACCATGGTATCCCTGCTGGGTTCATTGTCATACCACCAGCTTCATGAAACCGAGTTTAGCCGTTTCGGCTATGAGTTTGGTTATGATGTATCGCAGTCCCTGGAGACAATCGGTGCTGATGAAACTGCAACAACCAGCGAGATATTTGTTCGAGATTATCGGCCCGTGTCCGACACCCCTCACAGGAACATCAATACACAATGGCGAGTTGGTGTTTCCAGTCTTGATGGAAACAAGACATATGATCTTGGCGGCAGTTCACGCTTGCGCGGCTATGATCGTGGCAGCATAACCGGAAACGCGTTTTTCCTGGCCAATATCCAGTATCTCGCGCCGTGGCCGGGATACCCGGCATTTCGTTATGTTGTGTTTACTGATATCGGCAATGCCTACAAGAATGCGCGCTACATTGATCTTGGCGATGTTCGGGCCAGCGTCGGCCTTGGATTTCGCTGGAAGTTACAGTCCTTTGTCAAAACCTATCTGCGCCTCGATTGCGCCTACGCATTTGATACAGATGAAACCAAGGTGTATGGCGCGACTGTAGCCATGTTCTGAGCGCTTGTGTCGATATTGCCGGGAAGTTAAAGTGACACCAGGCCAGGACAAGGGAACGAGTTATGGCATCAGAATCACAAACCTTTGCAGATAGTGGAACCAGCCTGCAGCAGTTGCTGGGCTTGATGCGCCGTTTACTGCAAACCCCTGATGGCCAGTCCGTGTATCGACGTATCGAGCGTGGCTCGCGTGTTTGCGAGGACTTTGGCCAGCAGCTTGAGCAACGATTTCTCCAGTATCTCGATCATGAACTGGCCTGCTCCTGCCAAGGTGAAGACCTGGAACCGTCCACCCGCCTGATAGTGCGCCTGATCCGCCGAAGGCTGGCGCCTTTCCTGGCGCAGAATTGGCGGGTAACTGATCCTGGATTGGAGGGCCTGGGTGCGGACATGGCCGGCGTTGTAGCGCAGGTAGCGAGTGTCGAACTGTGGAACCAGGCTGCGAATGAAAAG
The DNA window shown above is from Gammaproteobacteria bacterium and carries:
- a CDS encoding FAD-dependent oxidoreductase: MGRVNVMQFVEIPRRDPDKKPADSRKREFAEIYEGFDVQSAAAQAARCLACGNPYCQWRCPVHNYIPDWLEMVARGNINEAAELSARTNSLPEICGRVCPQDRLCEGACTLNDGFGAVTIGAVEKYITDTALDSGWRPDMSAVQPVGKTVAIVGAGPAGLGCADILVRNGVKPVVYDRHPEIGGLLTFGIPAFKLEKEVIKRRREVLEGMGVEFVLNTEIGADISMADLIKKHDAVFLGMGTYNFMRGGFPGEDKDGVYDALPFLVSNTRYLMGYDVDRIDMQGKRVVVLGGGDTAMDCNRTSIRQGASKVTCAYRRDEDNMPGSAREVANAREEGVNFLWNRQPVEIVGDGQVEGVKVVTTQLGEPDERGRRRPEPVAGSEEVIPADHVIIAFGFRPSPPEWLGKHKIELDDRDRIVAPASGEFAYQTSNPKVFAGGDMVRGSDLVVTAIYEGRKAAEGILDYLGV
- the hemE gene encoding uroporphyrinogen decarboxylase yields the protein MTELKNDRFLRALLRQPVDRTPIWVMRQAGRYLPEYRATREKAGDFMSLCKNADLACEVTLQPLERFDLDAAILFSDILTIPDAMGLGLYFAKGEGPHFERPVRSAADIDRLPVPDPEDELGYVMNAVRTIRTALDGRVPLIGFSGSPWTLATYMVEGSGSKDFAQVKRMLFDEPRLMHALLDKLAQSVTSYLNAQVAAGAQAVMVFDTWGGSLTPRDYKEFSLRYMSQIVSGLTRENDGRKVPVILFTKNGGQWLADMAGSGCDALGVDWTTDLAVARAMVNDRVALQGNMDPSVLYASPERIRDEVKQVLASYGNGTGHVFNLGHGIHQAVDPDNVKVLVDAVHEFSAPFHRTT
- a CDS encoding BamA/TamA family outer membrane protein; translation: MRMLPVILLVPVLILSWPASALEAYTAPVADSAIITDIVITGNEVTRPEIILQEMLLGVGDPPNAGLIERSTQAIRDLGLFSSVTVNVRSVDDDVELIIDVKEKLFLLPVPRLNRNADGDIKYGAQLRWNNVAGLNQTIRMTLDRTEYSDNTQNDRDEFRIDYDYPRIRQTLYNVDLKYSIEHSEQEATSDLGVLSVFDEETTESRLRISRWWTRSGATRGWLSGFGAARTESDYEYISGDPDVLVDRTMVSLLGSLSYHQLHETEFSRFGYEFGYDVSQSLETIGADETATTSEIFVRDYRPVSDTPHRNINTQWRVGVSSLDGNKTYDLGGSSRLRGYDRGSITGNAFFLANIQYLAPWPGYPAFRYVVFTDIGNAYKNARYIDLGDVRASVGLGFRWKLQSFVKTYLRLDCAYAFDTDETKVYGATVAMF